The Phragmites australis chromosome 15, lpPhrAust1.1, whole genome shotgun sequence genome window below encodes:
- the LOC133892926 gene encoding probable inositol transporter 2, with protein MEGGVHEFDGSTFKECFSLTWRNPYVLRLAFSAGIGGLLFGYDTGVISGALLYIRDDFRSVDRNTWLQEMIVSMAVAGAIIGAAIGGWTTDRFGRRTSILVADFLFFAGAAVMASAMGPAQLVVGRVFVGLGVGMASMTAPLYISEASPARIRGALVSTNGFLITGGQFLSYLINLAFTKAPGTWRWMLGVAGIPAVVQFALMLFLPESPRWLYRKGREEEAEAILRRIYSAEEVEREIEELKESVAAEARERGSSEKVSLAKLVRTATVRRGLVAGVGLQVFQQLVGINTVMYYSPTIVQLAGFASNQTALALSLVTSGLNALGSIVSIYFIDRTGRRKLLVISLVGVILSLGVLSAVFHETTSHSPAVSAVETRHFDGSLTCPDYRLSSASGSWDCTRCLKAKSTECGFCASGAGNKLLPGACVVSNSTVRDACHGEGRLWYTRGCPSRYGWLALVGLALYIIFFSPGMGTVPWIVNSEIYPLRYRGVCGGAAATANWVSNLAVAQSFLSLTEAIGTSWTFLIFGVLSVAALAFVLVCVPETKGLPIEEVEKMLERREIRLRFWAPRGGGERPDDGKESGKSGGV; from the exons ATGGAGGGAGGCGTGCACGAGTTCGACGGCTCGACCTTCAAGGAGTGCTTCTCCCTCACATGGCGGAACCCCTACGTCCTCAGGCTCGCCTTCTCCGCCGGCATCGGCGGCCTCCTCTTCGGCTACGACACCG GTGTTATTTCGGGAGCTCTGCTTTACATCCGCGACGATTTCCGTTCAGTTGACAGGAACACATGGCTTCAG gaAATGATCGTGAGCATGGCGGTGGCCGGCGCGATCATCGGCGCGGCGATCGGCGGCTGGACCACCGACCGGTTCGGGCGGCGGACGTCGATCCTCGTGGCTGACTTCCTCTTCTTCGCGGGCGCGGCCGTCATGGCGTCGGCCATGGGCCCCGCGCAGCTCGTGGTCGGCCGCGTCTTCGTCGGCCTCGGAGTCGGCATGGCGTCCATGACCGCCCCGCTCTACATCTCCGAGGCCTCGCCGGCGAGAATCCGCGGCGCTCTCGTCAGCACCAACGGCTTCCTCATCACTGGCGGCCAGTTCCTGTCCTACCTCATCAACCTCGCCTTCACCAAGGCGCCGGGGACGTGGAGGTGGATGCTTGGCGTCGCCGGGATCCCCGCCGTGGTCCAGTTCGCACTCATGCTCTTCCTCCCTGAATCACCCAGATGGCTCTACAGAAAG gggagggaggaagaagcaGAGGCGATCCTGCGGAGGATCTActcggcggaggaggtggagagggagatcGAGGAGCTGAAGGAGTccgtggcggcggaggcgcgggaGCGGGGCTCGTCGGAGAAGGTGAGCCTGGCGAAGTTGGTGCGGACGGCGACGGTGCGGCGGGGGCTGGTCGCCGGCGTGGGGCTGCAGGTGTTCCAGCAGCTGGTGGGCATCAACACGGTGATGTACTACAGCCCGACGATCGTGCAGCTCGCCGGGTTCGCGTCCAACCAGACGGCACTCGCGCTGTCGCTCGTCACCTCGGGGCTCAACGCGCTCGGCTCCATCGTGAGCATCTACTTCATCGACCGCACCGGCCGGAGGAAGCTACTCGTGATCAGCCTCGTCGGCGTCATCCTCTCGCTCGGCGTGCTCTCCGCCGTGTTCCACGAGACCACGTCGCACTCGCCGGCCGTCAGCGCCGTCGAGAccaggcacttcgacggctcgcTCACGTGCCCTGACTACCGCCTGTCGTCGGCGAGTGGTTCCTGGGACTGCACCCGGTGCCTGAAGGCGAAGTCGACCGAGTGCGGCTTCTGCGCTTCCGGCGCCGGCAACAAGCTTCTCCCCGGCGCGTGCGTGGTGTCGAACTCGACGGTGCGCGACGCGTGCCACGGCGAGGGGCGGCTGTGGTACACGCGCGGGTGCCCGAGCCGGTACGGGTGGCTGGCGCTGGTGGGGCTGGCGCTGtacatcatcttcttctcccccgGGATGGGCACGGTGCCGTGGATCGTGAACTCGGAGATCTACCCGCTGCGGTACCGCGGCGtgtgcggcggcgcggcggcgacggcgaacTGGGTGTCGAACCTGGCCGTGGCGCAGTCGTTCCTGTCGCTGACGGAGGCCATCGGGACGTCGTGGACGTTCCTCATCTTCGGGGTCCTGTCCGTGGCCGCGCTCGCGTTTGTGCTCGTCTGCGTGCCGGAGACCAAGGGGCTCCCCATCGAGGAGGTGGAGAAGATGCTCGAGCGCCGGGAGATCAGGCTCAGGTTCTGGGccccccgcggcggcggcgagcgacCGGACGACGGCAAGGAGAGTGGCAAGAGCGGCGGCGTTTGA